A genomic stretch from Enterobacter dykesii includes:
- the fliS gene encoding flagellar export chaperone FliS → MYSKSGVQAYQQVGLESAVLSASPHQLVVMLFDGIHSALIRARLFLEQGDIPAKGEALSKAINIIENGLKAGLNMDVGGELPRNLSALYDYMVRRLLHANLRNDIEAITEVEALLLNISDAWKQIGPGYSPKQD, encoded by the coding sequence ATGTATAGCAAATCTGGTGTACAAGCCTATCAACAGGTAGGTCTTGAATCTGCTGTCTTGAGTGCCAGCCCGCACCAGTTGGTAGTCATGCTGTTCGACGGTATCCATAGCGCGCTTATTCGGGCGCGCCTTTTCCTTGAGCAGGGAGATATCCCAGCGAAAGGAGAGGCCCTGTCTAAGGCCATTAATATTATCGAAAATGGCCTTAAGGCTGGGTTAAATATGGATGTGGGGGGGGAACTCCCCCGCAACCTTTCTGCGCTCTATGACTATATGGTACGCCGTTTGTTACATGCCAACCTGCGCAATGACATCGAGGCAATTACCGAAGTCGAGGCTCTGCTGCTCAATATTTCTGACGCCTGGAAGCAAATCGGCCCGGGTTATTCTCCCAAGCAGGATTAA
- the fliD gene encoding flagellar filament capping protein FliD — protein sequence MATISNLGVGVPGLSDLYDKLQAAEETKLTAIAKQKTTYDAQITGYGKLQSALTTLQTAAAKLAKTDTWNSTSVSSTNTAFSAISTSSANVGDVTINVGKIAKGQVLTTTPGTIDSNTKQLGGATGSNSRTITITQAGADSKPLTVTLADGDTSLNGIAKAINAANGNVSASVVKADDGDYRLMLTSKTTGTDSDMTVSVTGDDTLNAVIGSAALSVQVKSQNAVINVNGIQIVRQSNTITDALPGVTLTLKAPSTADETLTVARSTDDNKKAITDWVNAYNSLQSTIASLTKYEPPAVGATAQSSNNGVLMGDSTIRGVQSDLRALLTNVQSGSYAIMAQLGITQDPVKGADGAIGNLKIDDKKLTKILTDDPAGVQAYFVGDGKQTGFATQMNNTLTDMLSTSIGKEGVIQNAKDGINATLKSIGKRYDAMELTIEATMARYKKQFNDLDKLVTKFNGTATYLNQQFSSK from the coding sequence ATGGCGACTATCAGTAATCTCGGGGTGGGCGTGCCCGGCCTGTCGGATCTGTACGATAAGCTGCAGGCAGCAGAAGAGACTAAATTAACGGCGATTGCCAAACAAAAGACTACTTACGACGCGCAAATCACCGGTTACGGAAAATTACAAAGCGCCCTGACCACCCTGCAAACCGCAGCAGCAAAGCTGGCAAAGACGGATACCTGGAACTCTACGTCCGTTTCCAGCACCAACACCGCATTCTCCGCTATCAGTACCTCCAGCGCTAACGTTGGCGACGTTACTATTAATGTCGGTAAGATCGCGAAAGGCCAGGTTCTGACGACTACTCCCGGCACCATTGATAGCAACACAAAGCAGTTGGGGGGGGCAACGGGTTCCAATAGCCGAACCATTACCATCACCCAAGCAGGAGCTGACAGCAAACCACTGACGGTAACGCTCGCCGATGGCGATACTTCACTGAACGGGATTGCAAAAGCTATCAATGCGGCCAACGGCAACGTATCAGCAAGCGTGGTGAAAGCCGATGACGGCGACTACCGTCTGATGCTGACCTCAAAAACCACGGGTACCGATTCCGATATGACGGTATCGGTGACCGGGGACGATACGCTGAACGCCGTCATCGGCAGCGCCGCGCTGAGTGTGCAGGTTAAGTCACAAAATGCCGTCATTAACGTGAACGGTATTCAAATTGTTCGCCAGAGCAATACCATTACTGACGCTCTGCCTGGCGTAACATTAACCCTGAAAGCCCCGAGCACGGCAGATGAAACTCTGACGGTAGCCCGCTCTACCGACGATAACAAAAAAGCCATTACGGACTGGGTTAATGCCTATAACTCTCTGCAGTCTACCATCGCTTCTCTGACCAAATACGAGCCGCCTGCAGTGGGTGCAACCGCCCAGTCTTCGAACAACGGCGTGTTAATGGGTGACAGCACTATCCGCGGAGTACAATCCGATCTTCGTGCTTTATTGACCAATGTACAAAGTGGATCCTATGCCATCATGGCTCAACTTGGCATCACTCAGGACCCGGTCAAAGGCGCAGATGGTGCGATTGGCAACCTAAAAATTGATGATAAAAAATTAACCAAGATCCTCACCGACGATCCGGCTGGTGTGCAGGCCTATTTTGTGGGTGACGGAAAACAAACCGGTTTCGCCACACAAATGAATAACACCTTGACCGATATGCTGAGCACCTCTATCGGTAAAGAGGGTGTGATTCAGAATGCGAAGGACGGTATTAACGCCACGCTCAAATCCATCGGCAAACGTTACGACGCGATGGAATTAACCATTGAAGCCACGATGGCGCGTTATAAAAAGCAATTTAACGATTTGGATAAGCTGGTCACTAAATTCAATGGCACGGCCACTTATTTAAACCAACAGTTCAGCAGTAAGTAA